The sequence below is a genomic window from Thalassomonas haliotis.
GTTCAGCCCAAGCGATGTACCCGGGCTGTACGAAGCTTTTTTTGCCGACCAGGATAAGTTTGAAGCACTTTACTGCCAGTACGAGCAGGATGACTCCATCCGTAAAAAGCGTATCAAAGCGATCGAATTATTCACCCTGTTTGCCCAGGAACGTGCCAGCACCGGCCGTATCTATCTGCAAAACGTCGATCACTGTAACACCCATACGCCGTTTGAGCCTAAGGTTGCACCGATTCGCCAGAGTAACTTATGCCTGGAAATCGCCCTGCCGACCAAGCCGATGGAAGATGTTAACGATCCCGAAGGTGAAATTGCCTTATGTACCTTATCTGCCTTTAACTTAGGGGCCATCGATTCCCTGGATGAATTGGAAGGCCTGGCAGATTTGGCGGTACGCGCCCTGGACAGCCTGCTCGATTACCAGGATTACCCGGTACCGGCAGCATTAAATGCCACCATGGGACGCCGCACCTTAGGCATAGGTGTGATTAACTTTGCCTATTACCTGGCGAAAAACGGGGTATTTTATTCCAACGGCAGTGCCAATAACTTAACTCACCGTACTTTTGAAGCCATCCAGTATTACTTGCTCAAAGCCTCAAACGAACTGGCCAAAGAGCAAGGGGCCTGTCCTAAATTTAATGAAACCCGCTTATCACAGGGCATCTTGCCGGTTGATACCTATAAGAAAGATATCGACAAGGTCACTAACGAGCCGCTGCACCTTGACTGGGAAGGCCTGCGTGAGAGCATTAAAACACACGGAGTCAGAAACTCTACCGTATCGGCATTAATGCCGTCTGAAACCTCGTCGCAGATTTCCAATGCCACGAACGGTATCGAGCCGCCACGGGGCTTGATCAGCATCAAGGCCAGTAAAGACGGGATCTTAAAGCAGGTTGTACCTGAGTACCAACGCCTTAAGGATAACTATGAATTGTTGTGGAACATCCCCAGCAATGAAGGCTACCTTGAACTTGTCGGCATCATGCAAAAGTTTGTTGACCAGACCATCTCGGCCAACACCAATTATGATCCGGCCCGTTTTGAAGGGGGCAAGGTACCGGTTAAACAGATCCTCAAAGATATCTTAACCGCCTACAAGCTTGGGGTGAAAACCATGTATTATCACAATACCCGGGACGGCGCCAGCGATCAGGGACAAGACGACGGCTGTGAAGGCGGCGCGTGTAAGATCTAACACAGATAAAACCCGCGGCTCAGGTTGCGGGTTTTATGCGCTAAAGAGACAATAAGCCACAACCGTTACGCAATTTTTTGATTTTGCCATCTCCCCCGGGGAGATTTCCAGGAGTATTTAATGTCGTACACCACATTCAATCAAACGCCCAACAATGCCTTGTTAGAGCCTATGTTTATGGGAAACAGCGTTAATGTTTCCCGTTATGACCAGCAAAGGTACCAGGCATTTGAAAAGCTGATTGAAAAACAACTTTCTTTTTTCTGGCGCCCGGAAGAAATCGATGTCTCCAAAGACAGGGCCGACTGGCAGAGCCTGACCGCCTCGGAAAAGCACATTTTTATTTCCAACCTGAAATACCAGACCCTGCTCGACTCTATGGCGGCCCGCTCCGTTAATGCCGTGCTGCTGCCGCTGGTTTCCCTGCCGGAAGTTGAAACCTGGGTGGAAACCTGGGCCTTTAGTGAAACCATTCACTCGCGCTCTTACACCCATATTTTACGTAACCTGTTTACCGATCCCAGTGAAGTGTTTGACGATATCGTGGTTAATCCGGCGATATTAAAGCGTGCATCGAGCATCGCCAAATATTTTGATGAAGTGATCATCACCACCCAGTTGCTGCAATCCCAGGGGGAAGGCAGCTACGAGGTAGACGGTAAGCCGCTGGAAGTTTCAAGTCGTAAACTTAAAGAGCGCTTATTCCTGGCCATTTGCTCAGTAAATGCCCTGGAAGCAATACGCTTTTATGTCAGCTTTGCCTGTTCGTTTGCCTTTGCCGAGCGTGAGTTGCTTGAGGGCAATGCCAAAATCATTAAACTGATCGCCCGTGATGAAGCCCTGCACTTAACCGGCACTCAACATATTCTTAATAACTGGATGTCGGGCAAAGACGACCCGGAAATGCAGGAAATCTCAGAGCAAATGAAAGATCAGGCGCTGCAGATTTTCCTGGATGTCGTTGACCAGGAAAAAGAGTGGGCCCAGTACCTGTTTAAAGACGGCTCTATGATAGGTTTGAACGCCGAAATCTTAAACCAGTATATTGAATACATCAGCAGCCAGCGCCTGGCGGCTATCGGCCTGACCAGCCCGTTTACCATCAAGAGCAACCCCCTGCCCTGGATGAATGCTTACCTGGTCAGCGATAATGTCCAGGTCGCGCCGCAGGAAACGGAAATTTCCAGCTACCTGGTGGGACAAGTAGACTCAGCGGTTTCTTCCGATGATTTTGATGATTTTGATCTCTAAATTTCTGCCTGCAACGGGCAAACCGCGGAGTACTCGTGATCATCATGAGTAAACCTCAATCCCCGTGCTTGCCCGAAGTAGATTTACCTGGCGTCGACGCGCAGCACCACAGCGCTGACAGCCAGGTACAGGCACAAAGCGAAGAACAAAAGGTACCGGTGATCAGCGTTGAAGGCAAAAAAGTCACCTGCACCGGGCAATACCCCAGTATCCTGGAATGCCTTGAAGATGCCGATGTGGAAGTCCACTACCATTGCCGCGACGGATTTTGCGGCGCCTGCCGGGTTACCTTGGAGCAGGGGAAAGTGGTTTATCCTCAGGGGGAACCGCTGGCTTTTGTCGGTGAAGGAGAAATATTAACCTGCTGCTCCCTGCCGGTAACCGATATCAAGATAACCCTCGACTAAAGTCGGCAACAACTAACTGCTGACATCATGAAGCTGCTCAGCCAGTTCCTGCTCTATGCCCGCCATTACCCTGATTAACTCTGCCGCGACCTCCTCAAATAAAAGCTGGTATTGATCTTTATCCCCGCCGCTGATGGCATTATCCAGGGCTTTGGCCCGCTCAAACAAAGACATGGCACCAATTGAGCTTGCCACCCCTTTTAATGTGTGGGCCAGGTGTTTGGTCGTTACGTTATCTTTCGCTGACAGGGCCGACTGAAGCTTTTCCTTGTCTTCATGGTGATCCTGGTAAAACATCACCAGGATCTCTTTAAACAGGCTTTCATCGCCAAGCACGTTACCCAGGCCTATTTTCTGATCTATACCGGGTAACTCCTGTGCTTGCGGCACTTTCGCCACGGTTTTCTCGTCATTGACTGTATCAATATAATCAATCAAGGACTCTTGTGTTTCATTCATTTCCTGAAGCTTATCGGCATCAATGATTTTATTACGGCCGGTGTTTTTCGCCTGATATAATCCTAAGTCTGCCCGGCGGATCAGATCTTCTAAACCCGAAGAAGCAATCCCGGTTGATGCGATCCCGATACTGACGGTAACAAACAGGGTCTCTTGCTCCTGTTTTTCGGGCATAATGGCATGCTGTTCGAGGCAAAGGCGAAAACGCTCGCAGGCATTGATGGCTTCCCCTATCGCCGTATGGGGAAAGCACACGGCGAACTCTTCTCCCCCGAGACGACCAAGAATATCATGCTCCCTGAAGACCTTGGCCATCAGCTGGGTATATTCCAGCAAAACCTTATCGCCCGTTTCATGGCCATAGTTATCATTAACCAGTTTAAATAAATCAATATCAAACATCGCCAGCACCAGTTCGGATGTTTGCCGCACCGACTCGGTAAAAGCTTTACTGGCAAGCTCATAAAACCGGCCACGGTTATTGATCCCGGTTAAGAAGTCTGTGGTAGCCAACATTTCCAGCTCGCGGTTTTTTTCCATCAAGCGCAAAGAGGTTGCTATCCTGGCCAGCAAAACCTTGGCAATATAAGGCTTAGTCACATAATCATCTGCGCCAAGCTCCAAAGCAGAGACAATTTCATCTTCACCGTCGGCCGCCGATAACATGATCACCGGGATATGCTGCAGCGCTTCCTTCTTTTTGATCACTTCCAATGCAGCTATTCCTGTGATGCCGGGCATATACATGTCCAGCAAAATCAAATCAAAATGTTCTTTTTCCAATAACCTCAGGGCGCTGTCTGCCGCATCTGTAGTCACCACCTGGTAGCCCTCGGCACTGAGATCAA
It includes:
- the nrdA gene encoding class 1a ribonucleoside-diphosphate reductase subunit alpha — translated: MNSNLFVTKRNGEKELIDLEKIHRVITWAAEGLDQVSVSQVELKSHIQFYDGIKTEDIHETIIKAAADLISEEAPDYQYLAARLAVFHLRKKAYGQFEPPKLYAQIVKMVEDGKYDQHLLSDYTEAEFNEMESFIDHSRDLDFSYAAVKQLEGKYLVQNRVTGEIYESAQFLYILVAACLFAKYPKDTRLTYVENFYHAISTFKLSLPTPIMSGVRTPTRQFSSCVLIECADSLDSINATSSAIVKYVSQRAGIGINAGRIRALGSNIRNGEAFHTGCIPFYKHFQTAVKSCSQGGVRGGAATLFYPLWHLEVESLLVLKNNRGVEENRVRHLDYGVQFNKLMYQRLIKGESITLFSPSDVPGLYEAFFADQDKFEALYCQYEQDDSIRKKRIKAIELFTLFAQERASTGRIYLQNVDHCNTHTPFEPKVAPIRQSNLCLEIALPTKPMEDVNDPEGEIALCTLSAFNLGAIDSLDELEGLADLAVRALDSLLDYQDYPVPAALNATMGRRTLGIGVINFAYYLAKNGVFYSNGSANNLTHRTFEAIQYYLLKASNELAKEQGACPKFNETRLSQGILPVDTYKKDIDKVTNEPLHLDWEGLRESIKTHGVRNSTVSALMPSETSSQISNATNGIEPPRGLISIKASKDGILKQVVPEYQRLKDNYELLWNIPSNEGYLELVGIMQKFVDQTISANTNYDPARFEGGKVPVKQILKDILTAYKLGVKTMYYHNTRDGASDQGQDDGCEGGACKI
- the nrdB gene encoding class Ia ribonucleoside-diphosphate reductase subunit beta, whose protein sequence is MSYTTFNQTPNNALLEPMFMGNSVNVSRYDQQRYQAFEKLIEKQLSFFWRPEEIDVSKDRADWQSLTASEKHIFISNLKYQTLLDSMAARSVNAVLLPLVSLPEVETWVETWAFSETIHSRSYTHILRNLFTDPSEVFDDIVVNPAILKRASSIAKYFDEVIITTQLLQSQGEGSYEVDGKPLEVSSRKLKERLFLAICSVNALEAIRFYVSFACSFAFAERELLEGNAKIIKLIARDEALHLTGTQHILNNWMSGKDDPEMQEISEQMKDQALQIFLDVVDQEKEWAQYLFKDGSMIGLNAEILNQYIEYISSQRLAAIGLTSPFTIKSNPLPWMNAYLVSDNVQVAPQETEISSYLVGQVDSAVSSDDFDDFDL
- the yfaE gene encoding class I ribonucleotide reductase maintenance protein YfaE → MSKPQSPCLPEVDLPGVDAQHHSADSQVQAQSEEQKVPVISVEGKKVTCTGQYPSILECLEDADVEVHYHCRDGFCGACRVTLEQGKVVYPQGEPLAFVGEGEILTCCSLPVTDIKITLD
- a CDS encoding diguanylate cyclase, with the translated sequence MYKILAVDDAKDTLLLLEFDLSAEGYQVVTTDAADSALRLLEKEHFDLILLDMYMPGITGIAALEVIKKKEALQHIPVIMLSAADGEDEIVSALELGADDYVTKPYIAKVLLARIATSLRLMEKNRELEMLATTDFLTGINNRGRFYELASKAFTESVRQTSELVLAMFDIDLFKLVNDNYGHETGDKVLLEYTQLMAKVFREHDILGRLGGEEFAVCFPHTAIGEAINACERFRLCLEQHAIMPEKQEQETLFVTVSIGIASTGIASSGLEDLIRRADLGLYQAKNTGRNKIIDADKLQEMNETQESLIDYIDTVNDEKTVAKVPQAQELPGIDQKIGLGNVLGDESLFKEILVMFYQDHHEDKEKLQSALSAKDNVTTKHLAHTLKGVASSIGAMSLFERAKALDNAISGGDKDQYQLLFEEVAAELIRVMAGIEQELAEQLHDVSS